In Seriola aureovittata isolate HTS-2021-v1 ecotype China chromosome 17, ASM2101889v1, whole genome shotgun sequence, a genomic segment contains:
- the dhx58 gene encoding probable ATP-dependent RNA helicase DHX58 — protein sequence MADFDLYTYQEEVVERALQRENIIIWLPTGGGKTRAAVYVAKRHLETTERAKVVVLVNKVHLVDQHYKKEFKPHLDQNYKVVPVSGESDEKDFFGKVVQKSDVVICTAQILYNALTNTEETKHVELSDITLLIIDECHHTHKESVYNKVMRFYLEKKLKGERRLPQILGLTASPGTGGAKILNRAVEHVLQICANLDSAIVSTKNYAPELKRKVPRPIKSFDIVEKRPADPFGSHLKWMMELIHEYMNLPPDFKLRECGTQEYEADVVILEKRGVKEDNRLLAQCALHLRQYNDALLINDTLRMMDAYCSLEEFYSTKLTRTIDGTDLFLVGLFQENQVELKKIAQDSRYENPKMAKLESVLLKQFGQGVQSRGILFSKTRRSTYCLNDWVLNNRALQQAGIKATILTGAGNGSTYMTQNEQAETIRNFRDGTLNLLISTSVAEEGLDIPECNLVVRYGLLTNEIAQQQASGRARAQNSQYSVVAMRGGREERREITNEYLEELTREAIAKVQEMSLQEFHRKINELQIQAVISSRVAENQKTEKRSRYTASSIQFLCRNCFKSVASGSDIKLVDNAHYVNVNPDFEKHYKAGGQVKIPRSFEDWEPGRTISCNNGNCNKDWGFEMKYKKIALLPNLAIKNFALQTPDGRITVKKWKDVQFNVEDFSFNQYCQDYYPDLLD from the exons ATGGCAGACTTTGATCTGTACACGTACCAGGAGGAAGTGGTCGAGAGGGCTCTTCAGAGAGAGAACATAATCATCTGGCTGCCGACAGGAGGTGGAAAGACCCGCGCTGCTGTGTATGTGGCCAAAAGACATCTGGAGACCACTGAGCGGGCGAAGGTGGTGGTCCTGGTGAACAAG GTTCACCTTGTAGACCAACATTACAAGAAAGAGTTCAAGCCTCACCTGGACCAAAACTACAAAGTGGTGCCAGTCAGTGGAGAGAGTGACGAGAAGGACTTCTTTGGAAAAGTGGTGCAGAAGTCCGACGTGGTCATCTGCACAGCACAGATCTTATATAACGCTCTGACTAACACAGAGGAAACCAAACATGTCGAGCTCTCAG ACATTACTCTACTGATAATTGATGAGTGCCACCACACCCACAAGGAGTCAGTCTACAACAAGGTAATGAGATTCTATTTGGAGAAAAAGTTGAAAGGAGAACGTCGATTGCCACAGATCTTGGGTCTCACTGCATCACCGGGTACAGGAGGCGCCAAGATCCTGAACAGGGCTGTGGAGCATGTCCTGCAG atTTGTGCCAACTTGGACTCAGCCATAGTCTCAACTAAAAACTATGCCcctgagctgaagaggaaggtACCCAGACCCATCAAATCATTTGACATTGTGGAGAAAAGGCCAGCG GATCCATTTGGGAGTCATCTGAAATGGATGATGGAGCTGATCCACGAGTACATGAACTTACCTCCAGACTTCAAACTCAGAGAGTGTGGCACACAGGAGTATGAGGCAGATGTGGTGATTTTAGAGAAGCGAG GGGTAAAAGAGGACAACAGACTGCTGGCACAATGTGCACTCCACCTCAGACAGTACAACGACGCCCTGCTGATCAACGACACCCTGCGAATGATGGATGCTTATTGCTCCCTGGAAGAATTCTACAGCACAAAGTTAACCAGAACCATCGACGGAACAGACCTCTTCCTGGTGGGACTTTTCCAAG AGAATCAGGTGGAGCTGAAGAAAATTGCACAGGATTCTCGTTACGAGAACCCAAAGATGGCCAAACTTGAGAGCGTTCTGCTTAAACAGTTTGGACAAGGCGTGCAATCAAGGGGGATCCTCTTCAGTAAAACCCGTAGAAGCACTTATTGCCTCAATGACTGGGTCCTCAACAACAGAGCCTTACAGCAAGCTGGCATCAAGGCAACCATCCTCACTGGGGCTGGCAATGGCAGCACTTACATGACACAG AACGAGCAGGCGGAGACGATCCGCAATTTCCGCGACGGTACTCTCAACCTTCTGATCTCCACCAGTGTGGCTGAGGAAGGCCTTGACATCCCTGAATGCAACCTGGTGGTGCGCTATGGACTGCTTACAAATGAGATTGCCCAGCAGCAGGCCAGTGGACGTGCAAGAGCCCAAAACAGCCAGTATTCAGTAGTCGCCATGAGAGGGGGCCGGGAAGAGCGCCGAGAGATCACCAATGAATATCTGGAAGAGCTGACTCGAGAAGCTATCGCTAAGGTCCAAGAAATGAGCCTCCAAGAGTTTCACAGAAAG ATCAATGAGTTACAGATACAGGCAGTTATCAGCAGTAGAGTTGCAGAGAAccaaaaaacagagaagaggagtCGCTACACTGCTTCCAGTATCCAGTTCTTGTGTCGAAACTGCTTCAAGTCTGTGGCATCTGGCAGTGACATTAAACTTGTTGACAACGCGCACTATGTCAATGTCAATCCTGACTTTGA GAAACACTACAAAGCCGGCGGACAGGTGAAGATTCCAAGAAGTTTTGAGGACTGGGAGCCTGGGCGCACGATCAGTTGCAATAATGGCAACTGCAACAAG GATTGGGGATTTGAGATGAAGTACAAGAAGATCGCCCTGCTGCCCAATCTAGCCATTAAGAATTTTGCCCTGCAGACCCCTGATGGCAGGATAACTGTGAAGAAGTGGAAGGATGTCCAATTCAATGTTGAGGACTTCAGCTTTAACCAATACTGCCAAGACTACTACCCTGACCTCCTCGACTGA